The genomic interval GCGGGTGATCGCCGCGCCGCTCAAGGAGATGGCGGTCGCCGCGGGAAGCCCCATCCTCGCGAACATCGTGGGGGCCGCCATCGTCGCCCGCGCGCTCGGAATTCCGCCGGAAACGGTGGATCGGGTCCTGATCCACGAGTTCAAGGGCGATCTCCTCGAAAAGAACCGGGTCGCGGCGCGGCTTGGAAGCGGGTGGGCGGATTCGCGCGTCCCTTCGGGGTACCGTTTGTCGGAGGCGGTGTTCCATCCCCGGATGATCCTGGGCGGGAACGAGGCGCTGGCCCTCGGCGCGGTGGCGGGAGGGTGCAAGTTCGCCGTCGGGTACCCGATGACGCCGGGCAGCGGCATCCTGCTCGGACTCTCCGTGGATGGCCCGCCGCTGGGGCTCGTCTTCGAGCAGGCCGAGGACGAGATCGCGGCCCTGAACATGGCGATCGGCGCCTCGTACGCGGGGGCGCGGGCGATGGTGGCCACCTCCGGGGGCGGGTTCGCCCTCATGGTGGAGGCCCTCTCGCTGGCGGGGATGATGGAAACGCCCGTGGTGGTGGCGCTGGGGATGCGCCCGGGGCCGGCCACGGGGATGCCCACCCGCACCGGACAGGAGGACCTCGCGTTCGCCCTCTCCGCGGGGCACGGGGAGTTCCCCCGCCTGGTGCTTTCCCCCGGCTCGGTCGAGGAGGCGTACGCGCTGGCGCACCACGCGATGGAGATGTCGGAGGCGTACCAGGTCCCGTGCATCCTCCTCACGGACCAGTACCTCGCCGATACCGTGGTCGACGTGGACCCGGGGGATTTCCCCGCGCTCCCGGTGAACCGGCGGATCGTGCGCGGGAGCGGCGTGCCGCGGAATGCGGACGGGAAATATCTCCGATACGCGATCACGGAGAGCGGGATCTCTCCGATGGCCGTGCCCGGTGAACCGGGGATCACCGTGGTCGCCGACAGCGACGAGCACACGGAGGACGGCCACTTGACGGAGGATCACGCGGTCCGGATCGCGATGGTGGAGAAGCGGATGAGGAAGGGGGATGCCCTCGCGATGGAGACGCTGTCGCCGCTCCTCGCCGGCCCCCCGGACGGGGAGGTCCTGCTGATCGGGTTCGGGTCGACGAAGGGAGTGATCGCCGAGGCGCGGGAGATCCTGTCGGCCGGGGGGGTCGCCGCCGCCGCGGTCCACCTGCGACAGGTGGCCCCGTTCCCCGCGCGGGCGGTGTCGGAGATCCTCGACCGCTACCGGACGACGCTCACGGTGGAGAACAACCGTACGGGGCAGCTGGCGCGCCTGATCCGCGCGGAGACGGGGCGTGAGGTTTCGGGGACGATCGCGCGGTTTGACGGGCTGCCGTTCACCCCGGGGGAAGTGGCGGAACGCGTGAAGGAGCGGCGATGAGCGGGATCTTCGACACGGACGTGGAGAACGCCTGGTGCCCCGGGTGCGGGAACATCCCGATCCTCAACGCGGTGAAAAAAGCGCTGGAGCGGACGGGGAAGGCGAAGCACGAGATCGTCCTGGTCTCCGGCATCGGACAGGCGGCGAAATTGCCGCACCACGTGGACGTCAACGTCTTCAACGGGCTCCACGGCCGCGCCCTCCCCGCCGCGCTGGCCATCAAAATGGCCAATCCGTCGCTCACCGTCGTGGTGACCAGCGGCGACGGCGACATCTACGGCGAGGGGGGGAACCACTTCGTTCACAACATCCGGCGCAACCCCGACATCGCCGTGTTCGTCCACGACAACCAGGTGTACGGGCTGACGAAGGGACAGCCGTCCCCCACCAGCGACCCCGGATGGGCGGGGTCCCTTCAGCGAACCGGGGTCATTTCGGGCCCCTTCCCGCCGCTCGCCACGGCGATCGCGCTCGGGTGCGGGTTCGTCGCGCGGGGCCTGGCCGCCGACGTCGAGTTCACCGCGGACCTGATGGTCCAGGCGATCGCGCACAAGGGGTTCGCCCTGGTGGATATCCTCCAGCCGTGCGTCACGTTCAACAAGAAGAACACGTACCAGTGGTACGGAAAGATGGCGTACAAGCTCCCCGCCGACCATGATGCGACCGACCGGGTGCGGGCGTTCGAGCTGTCGCTGGAATGGGAGGAGCGGATCCCCATCGGGGTCCTGTACCGCCGGGAGGATCGCCCCGCGTTCGAGGAACTTCACCCGGGAGTGGGAGACCCGCCGCTGCACGCCCGCGAAACGCCGCCGGACGCGGTGCGCGACCTCCTTCGGAAGCGCCTCTTCACGCTCCCTTGATGGGTTTGCGGCGGCCTTTCCGTGCCACTTCCGCGGCCTTGCGGGTTTCTTCCTCCCGGCGCTCCTCCGACTTTCGGCGGTCGAGCTGGACGCCGAAGAAGGCGATCCCGGCGATGCAGGCGGCGATCCCCGCGAGGTAGGAAAGGGTGGTGAGGAGGGTGGTGGCTTTGGCGGCGTCGGCGCCCCCCTCGTAGTAGAGAAGGAGGCCGTAGGCGGAAAGGCCGGTGAAGACGGCGATCGAGATGTTCAGGCCGTGGATGGCCATCCTTTTGGAAACCTGCAACGTCGGACCTCTTCCCGGAAGCGGTCCGGACATCCTACCACGGACGGGCGACACTACCGGAAGTGACGGTTGATCTTTCCCTTCAGCCGCAAGACCGCCTGCGCGTGAAGCTGGCAGACGCGGGGCTCGCCCAGCCCGAAGATCCGGCTGATCTCCCGCAGGGTCAGGTCCTCCTGATAGTAGAACGCGATCAGCTGCTGTTCGCGCTCGGGGAGCATGTCGATCGCCTTCCCGAGGACGTCCTTCAGTTCCCGGGTGAGCTCCTCTTCCCGGCTTTCGTCCATCGCCGCCTCGGACAGCACGTGACGCCACCCCGCGCCGGATTCCTCGTCCTCGTCCTGGAGCGCGTCGAGCGAGAACACGGTCATCCCCATGAACGTCGCCAGCTGCTTGCGAAGCTCGTCGACGGTGACCCCCAGGTTCTCCGCGACCTCCTCTTCCTCGGGGGCTCTTCCGAGGATGTTTTCGAGCCGGGTGTACGTTTGCTGCAGTCGGGTCGAGTGCTGCCGCGCCGACCGTGGGAACCAGTCCATCTCGCGGAGGTAGTCGAGCATGGCCCCCCGGATCCGGAACTCGGCGTACGTCTTGAACTTGATCCCGCGGGAGTCGTCGTACCGGTTCAGCGCGTCCAGCAGCCCCACGACGCCGGAGCTGACGAGATCGTCGGTCTCGATGTGGGGAGGGATGCGCATCTTCAGGCGCGCGGCGTGAATGCGGATGCTTGGGAGGAACTCGTTGACGATCGCGTCCCGGTCGGGTTTGCGGGATTTCCGGGGGGATGTCTTTCGGATCCTGTCCTTGGAAACCGCTGCCTGTCCCTGCATCATGGCGTTTACCCTCGTCTATTGGGGTCCGTGACGAATCGTGACGCCCAATAGGAAAGCAAACGGTGTGCCATTCAGTTAAAACATACAAGATATTGATATATAATATGTATTTATTTCGAAGCAAGAAGGAGGGGAGGGGGGGCGTCAATACCCCCCTCAAACCGTCAATTTTTTGACGGTCTTGCGTCGAGAACGGATCGCACCTTGCGGGCCAGCGTCTCCCGCTCGTACGGCTTCTGGAGGAAATCGTCGAACCCGTCCGGAACGATGCCGGAGGGCGTTCCCTCCGCTTCGGAGGTCCCGGAGCAGAGGATCGTCCGGAGGGTCGGACGGAGGACGCGGAGGCGCGCGAGGGTTTCGATGCCGTCCATCCCGGGCATGATCCGGTCGACGACCACCAGATCCACCTTTTCCGGCGCGTAACGAAGGATCTCGATCCCCTCCTCGCCGGAGACCGCGGGCAAGGTCGTGTATCCCAGCGATCGGAGCACGTCGCACAGGAGGTTCCGGGGGATCTCATCGTCATCGACGACGAGCACGGTCTCGGTTCCCCGGGGGATCTCCGTATCGGGCGCGTGCGATTCGCAGGCATCCCCCGATTCTTCCATGACCGGGAGGAGGATCTGGAACGTCGTCCCCACGCCGACGCTGCTCACGAGACGTACGAATCCACCGTGGGTGCGGACGCAGCTGTACACCATCGAGAGTCCGAGTCCCGTCCCCTCGCCCGGCGCCTTGGTCGTGAAGAAGGGGGCGAAGACCTCGTCGCGAATCTCCTCCGGGATGCCGCTTCCCGTGTCGGCCACGAAGATGGAGACGTACCGCCCCTCGGGAACGAGGATGTCGTTCAGGTAGACCTCCCCGTCGGAAACGAAGGGGGAGGTGGAGAACGAGAGGTGCCCCCCGCCGGGCATGGCGTCGGAGGCGTTGACCCCGAGGTTCAGGAGCGCCTGCACGAGCGTCCCCGCGTCGCCCGACACGGGTTCCTGCGGCTGATGGAAATCGGTGTGGATCTCGACGTTCTTGTTCACCGAGCGGGAAAGGATCCCGATCGCCTCTCCGGTCACTCTCCGGAGATCGACCGGACGGAACGTCGGGGTCTCCCGCCGGGAATAGGCGAGCAGCTGCCGGGTCAGCTCGGAGGCTCGGCGGGCGGACCGTTCGATGTAGGCGGCCGCCTCGTACCCCTGGCCGTTTTCGGGAAGGAACGTCTTGAGGAGCGAAGAGTAGCCGAGAATTCCGGTCAGGAGGTTGTTGAAGTCGTGGGCGATCCCGCCGGTCAGCCGCCCGATCGCCTCCATCTTCTGCGCCTGCGCCAGCTGCTCCTCGGCCTGGCGGACGCGGGTCGAAAGCGTCTCGATCCGCTCGTCCCGCTCCGTGAGCCCGGCGCGCTCCGTCGCGTCGAGGCACGTTTCCAGCCGCCGGCGGATCTCTTCCCGCTGTTCCGCGGAAAGGTCCATCCCGTTGACGACTTCCGCGATTCGGGATCGGAGCGAGGTCAACTCACCGGACCGGGGGCGCAACCGGCGTCGAGGCTCTTCCGCTTCAGCATCTCCACGAAGGTCGTCCGCTTCAGGCCCAGCAGGGTGGCCGCGCGGTTCTTGTTCCCGCCGGAAAGATGCAGCGCCTGGCGGATGAGGGCGTTTTCGAAGTCCTCGGTGGCGCTCTTGATGTCGAGGCCGGTCTCCCCCAGCACGGGGATGGCGTTCTCGAGGAACCGTTCCGCCCGACGGATCTTTTCCGGGATGTCGGACGGCTCGAGCCATCCCGATCCCTTGAGGACGACGATCCGCTCGACGAGGTTCTCCAGTTCCCGGACGTTTCCCGGCCAGGTGTAGCGCCGCAGGATCTCGATCGATTCGGGCCGCACCCCTTCCAGCGCACGCCCCTTCTCCCGGTTGTACTTCCCGACGAAATGTTCGACCAGCAGGGGGATGTCGTCACGCCGGTCCCGGAGCGGCGGAATCCGGATCGGGATCACGTTCAGACGGAAGTAGAGATCGGAGCGGAACCTCCCCTCGGAGACCTCCTCATCGAGATCCTTGTTGGTTGCCGTGATGACGCGCGCGTCCACCTGGATCGCCCTGTTTCCCCCGACGGGGGTGACCGACTTCTCCTGCAGCACCCGGAGCAGCTTCGCCTGCAGCGGGGGGCTCATCTCCGCGATCTCGTCGAGGAAGATCGTGCCGTTGTGGGCCGCCTCGAATTTTCCCGCCCGCGTGGCGTGGGCCCCCGTGAACGCCCCCTTCACGTGCCCGAAGAGCTCGCTCTCCAGCAGTTCGGCGGGGATGGCGGAGCAGTTGATGGGGACGAGCATCCGGTCGGCGCGCGGGGAAAGATAGTGAAGCGCCCGCGCGATCAGCTCCTTCCCCGTCCCGCTCTCTCCCGTGATCAGGACCGTGGAGTCGGTGTCGGCCACCTTCCGGACGAGGGAGAGGACCTCCTTCGTCGCGTCGCTGACGCCGATGAAGTGTTCCAGCCCCCCCCGCCCCCGGGCCAGGGAGCGGAGGTT from Deltaproteobacteria bacterium carries:
- a CDS encoding 2-oxoacid:acceptor oxidoreductase subunit alpha, which gives rise to MGVDVNIRVTGGAGQGVHTAGGLLCRLAVAAGHHFHATQEYMSRIRGGRNSYSVRIREIQVRAGRRQADIALSLDPVHLPHILSSIAPEGVVVCDVPAGGEGSGDPRVIAAPLKEMAVAAGSPILANIVGAAIVARALGIPPETVDRVLIHEFKGDLLEKNRVAARLGSGWADSRVPSGYRLSEAVFHPRMILGGNEALALGAVAGGCKFAVGYPMTPGSGILLGLSVDGPPLGLVFEQAEDEIAALNMAIGASYAGARAMVATSGGGFALMVEALSLAGMMETPVVVALGMRPGPATGMPTRTGQEDLAFALSAGHGEFPRLVLSPGSVEEAYALAHHAMEMSEAYQVPCILLTDQYLADTVVDVDPGDFPALPVNRRIVRGSGVPRNADGKYLRYAITESGISPMAVPGEPGITVVADSDEHTEDGHLTEDHAVRIAMVEKRMRKGDALAMETLSPLLAGPPDGEVLLIGFGSTKGVIAEAREILSAGGVAAAAVHLRQVAPFPARAVSEILDRYRTTLTVENNRTGQLARLIRAETGREVSGTIARFDGLPFTPGEVAERVKERR
- a CDS encoding thiamine pyrophosphate-dependent enzyme, translated to MSGIFDTDVENAWCPGCGNIPILNAVKKALERTGKAKHEIVLVSGIGQAAKLPHHVDVNVFNGLHGRALPAALAIKMANPSLTVVVTSGDGDIYGEGGNHFVHNIRRNPDIAVFVHDNQVYGLTKGQPSPTSDPGWAGSLQRTGVISGPFPPLATAIALGCGFVARGLAADVEFTADLMVQAIAHKGFALVDILQPCVTFNKKNTYQWYGKMAYKLPADHDATDRVRAFELSLEWEERIPIGVLYRREDRPAFEELHPGVGDPPLHARETPPDAVRDLLRKRLFTLP
- a CDS encoding FliA/WhiG family RNA polymerase sigma factor, producing MMQGQAAVSKDRIRKTSPRKSRKPDRDAIVNEFLPSIRIHAARLKMRIPPHIETDDLVSSGVVGLLDALNRYDDSRGIKFKTYAEFRIRGAMLDYLREMDWFPRSARQHSTRLQQTYTRLENILGRAPEEEEVAENLGVTVDELRKQLATFMGMTVFSLDALQDEDEESGAGWRHVLSEAAMDESREEELTRELKDVLGKAIDMLPEREQQLIAFYYQEDLTLREISRIFGLGEPRVCQLHAQAVLRLKGKINRHFR
- a CDS encoding response regulator codes for the protein MDLSAEQREEIRRRLETCLDATERAGLTERDERIETLSTRVRQAEEQLAQAQKMEAIGRLTGGIAHDFNNLLTGILGYSSLLKTFLPENGQGYEAAAYIERSARRASELTRQLLAYSRRETPTFRPVDLRRVTGEAIGILSRSVNKNVEIHTDFHQPQEPVSGDAGTLVQALLNLGVNASDAMPGGGHLSFSTSPFVSDGEVYLNDILVPEGRYVSIFVADTGSGIPEEIRDEVFAPFFTTKAPGEGTGLGLSMVYSCVRTHGGFVRLVSSVGVGTTFQILLPVMEESGDACESHAPDTEIPRGTETVLVVDDDEIPRNLLCDVLRSLGYTTLPAVSGEEGIEILRYAPEKVDLVVVDRIMPGMDGIETLARLRVLRPTLRTILCSGTSEAEGTPSGIVPDGFDDFLQKPYERETLARKVRSVLDARPSKN
- a CDS encoding sigma-54 dependent transcriptional regulator translates to MKKSILIAEDEEVTLALLRNVFGRSDLLVHEARTGAEALQHIDQHPIDVILTDLKMPGTDGLAVLAHARKVRPGAEVILMTGHASVETAVRAMKLGAFHYITKPFDIDEVAQLVDRALELTSMRRENVNLRSLARGRGGLEHFIGVSDATKEVLSLVRKVADTDSTVLITGESGTGKELIARALHYLSPRADRMLVPINCSAIPAELLESELFGHVKGAFTGAHATRAGKFEAAHNGTIFLDEIAEMSPPLQAKLLRVLQEKSVTPVGGNRAIQVDARVITATNKDLDEEVSEGRFRSDLYFRLNVIPIRIPPLRDRRDDIPLLVEHFVGKYNREKGRALEGVRPESIEILRRYTWPGNVRELENLVERIVVLKGSGWLEPSDIPEKIRRAERFLENAIPVLGETGLDIKSATEDFENALIRQALHLSGGNKNRAATLLGLKRTTFVEMLKRKSLDAGCAPGPVS